A stretch of the Mustela nigripes isolate SB6536 chromosome X, MUSNIG.SB6536, whole genome shotgun sequence genome encodes the following:
- the IGSF1 gene encoding immunoglobulin superfamily member 1, translating into MTLDRLGKRSAMLWTFSVLLFFIRLSLGMTSIVVQSQPELWIETNYPQAPWENITLWCKSPSWISSKFLLLKDKTQMTWIRPSSKTFQVSFPIGALTKSNAGLYRCCYWKETGWSEPSKVLELEAPGQLPKPIFWIQAETSPLPGCNVNILCHGWLQDLVFMLFKEGYAEPVDYQIPTGRVAIFSIANMTPESEGVYMCRTHIQMLPTLWSEPSNPLKLIVAGLYPKPTLTAYPGPIMAPGESLKLRCQGPIYGMTFALIRLEDLEKSFYRKRPIKNEAYFFFRALKIHDAGHYFCFYYDGSYRGSLLSDILKIWVTDTFPKTWLLAQPSPVVQMGQNVSLWCRGPVNGVGLALYKKGEDKSLQLLDTTNTDDNGSFFLHNVTYSDAGVYSCHYLLSWKTSIRMTSHNTVELVVVDKSPKPSLSAWPSTMFKLGKVITLQCQVPHPALEFSLEWEERATFQKFSVDRDFIISNAEGKGTGTYICSYHIEAHPNIWPDLSEPLKLMGPAGFLTWNCVLNEAIRLSLIIQLVALLLVVLWIRWKCRRLRIRGAWLLGTAQGVTMLFIVTALLCCGLCNGVLTEETEIIMPTPKPELWAETNFPFAPWKNLTLWCRSPSGSTKEFVLLKDGTGWIATRPASEQVRAAFPLGALSQSHTGSYHCHSWEEMAVSEPSEALELVGTDILPKPVMSASPPVRGQKLQIRCKGWLAGMEFVLYKEGVQEPVQQLGAVGREAFFTIQRMEDKDQGNYSCRTHTEKRPFKWSEPSEPLELVIKEMYPKPFFKTWASPVVTPGARVTFNCSTPQQHMSFILYKDGSEIASSDKSWASPGASEAHFLIISVGTGDGGNYSCRYYDFAIWSEPSDPVELVVTEFYPKPTLLAQPGPVVLPGKNVTLRCQGAFQGMRFALLQEGTRVPLQFQSTSGNSADFLLHAVGTEDSGNYSCVYYETTMSNRGSYLSKPIMIWVTDTFPKPLLFAEPSSVVPVGQNVTLWCQGPVHGVGYILQKERETPSVQLWGSTSNDGAFPITNISGANTGRYSCCYHPDWTSSIKIQPSNTLELIVTGLLPKPSLLAQPGPIVAPGENMTFRCQGELPDSTFVLLKEGIQDPLEQRSPNGYRADFWMPAVRGDDSGVYSCVYYLDSAPFAASNRSDFLEIWVTDKPPKPLLSAWPSTIFKLGKDITLQCRGPLPGVEFVLEHDGEEAPQQFSEDGDFVISNTEGKGIGNYSCSYRLQAYPDIWSEPSDALELVGAAGPAAQECTVGNIVRSSLIVVVVVALGVVLAIEWKKWPRLRTRDSETDGRDQTIALEECNQEGEPGTSTSSPSSGSQGTSVELPVPI; encoded by the exons ATGACCCTGGACAGGCTGGGGAAACGTTCCGCCATGCTGTGGACATTCAGTGTCTTGCTCTTTTTCATTC GGCTGAGTCTGGGTATGACATCAATAG TGGTGCAATCTCAACCGGAGCTATGGATAGAGACCAACTACCCCCAGGCCCCTTGGGAGAACATCACACTTTGGTGCAAAAGCCCCTCTTGGATTTCAAGCAAGTTTCTGCTGCTGAAGGATAAGACACAGATGACTTGGATCCGCCCTTCCTCCAAGACCTTCCAAGTTTCATTCCCTATAGGTGCCCTTACTAAATCCAATGCAGGTCTCTACAGGTGCTGCTACTGGAAGGAGACAGGCTGGTCAGAGCCCAGTAAAGTTTTAGAGTTGGAGGCACCAG GCCAGCTGCCCAAGCCCATCTTCTGGATCCAGGCTGAGACCTCCCCTCTTCCTGGATGTAATGTTAACATACTCTGCCATGGCTGGCTGCAGGATTTGGTGTTCATGCTGTTCAAAGAGGGATATGCAGAGCCCGTGGATTACCAAATCCCAACTGGGAGAGTGGCCATATTCTCCATTGCCAACATGACACCTGAAAGTGAAGGGGTTTACATGTGCCGCACTCATATCCAGATGCTCCCCACTCTGTGGTCAGAGCCGAGCAACCCCCTGAAGCTGATTGTTGCAG GACTCTATCCCAAACCAACTCTGACAGCGTATCCTGGGCCCATTATGGCACCTGGAGAAAGCCTGAAGCTCAGATGTCAGGGGCCTATCTATGGAATGACCTTTGCTCTAATAAGGCTCGAAGACTTGGAGAAATCCTTTTACCGCAAAAGGCCAATAAAAAATGAGGCATACTTCTTCTTCCGGGCTTTGAAAATCCATGATGCTGGACATTACTTCTGTTTTTACTATGATGGGTCATACAGGGGTTCACTTCTCAGTGATATCCTGAAAATCTGGGTGACTG ACACTTTCCCCAAGACCTGGCTACTTGCTCAGCCCAGTCCTGTGGTCCAGATGGGTCAGAACGTGAGCCTGTGGTGTCGAGGGCCAGTGAATGGAGTGGGGCTTGCACTCTATAAGAAAGGAGAAGACAAATCACTTCAGCTTTTGGATACCACCAACACTGATGACAACGGGTCATTCTTCCTCCATAATGTGACCTATAGTGATGCTGGCGTCTATAGCTGCCACTATCTCCTCTCCTGGAAGACCTCCATCAGGATGACCTCACACAACACTGTGGAGCTCGTGGTTGTAG ATAAGTCCCCCAAACCCTCCCTGTCAGCCTGGCCCAGCACCATGTTCAAGCTAGGAAAGGTCATTACCCTTCAGTGCCAAGTACCTCATCCAGCCCTTGAATTTTCTCTGGAATGGGAAGAAAGAGCAACATTCCAAAAATTCTCAGTGGATAGAGACTTCATCATCAGTAATGCTGAAGGAAAAGGCACAGGGACGTACATTTGCAGCTATCACATAGAGGCTCACCCCAACATCTGGCCAGATCTCAGTGAACCTCTGAAGCTGATGGGGCCAGCAG GCTTTCTCACATGGAATTGTGTTCTGAATGAAGCTATCAGGTTGTCCCTAATCATACAGCTTGTTGCCTTGCTGTTGGTAGTGCTGTGGATAAGGTGGAAGTGTCGGAGACTCAGAATCAG AGGAGCCTGGTTGCTGGGAACAGCTCAAGGGGTCACCATGCTCTTCATAGTCACAGCCCTTCTCTGCTGTG GACTTTGCAATGGGGTATTGACAGAAGAGACTG AAATAATCATGCCAACCCCTAAGCCTGAGCTTTGGGCAGAGACCAACTTCCCTTTTGCCCCATGGAAGAACTTAACCCTCTGGTGCAGAAGCCCTTCTGGCTCAACTAAGGAGTTTGTGTTGCTGAAGGACGGGACCGGGTGGATTGCAACTCGCCCGGCCTCAGAACAGGTCCGGGCTGCCTTCCCCCTTGGCGCCCTGAGCCAGAGCCACACTGGGAGTTACCACTGTCATTCGTGGGAGGAGATGGCTGTGTCGGAGCCCAGTGAGGCACTTGAGCTGGTGGGGACAG acaTCCTCCCCAAACCTGTCATGTCTGCTTCCCCCCCAGTCCGGGGCCAGAAACTGCAAATCCGGTGCAAAGGATGGCTGGCAGGCATGGAGTTTGTTCTGTATAAGGAGGGAGTGCAGGAACCTGTCCAGCAACTTGGTGCCGTTGGGAGAGAAGCCTTCTTTACAATCCAAAGAATGGAGGATAAAGACCAAGGCAATTATAGCTGCCGTACCCACACTGAAAAGCGCCCCTTCAAGTGGTCTGAGCCCAGTGAGCCCCTAGAGCTTGTCATAAAAG AAATGTACCCCAAGCCCTTCTTCAAGACATGGGCCAGCCCTGTGGTCACTCCTGGTGCCCGAGTGACTTTCAATTGCTCCACTCCCCAGCAGCACATGAGCTTTATTCTTTACAAAGATGGAAGTGAAATAGCATCCAGTGACAAGTCTTGGGCAAGTCCAGGGGCCAGTGAAGCTCACTTTCTGATCATTTCTGTGGGCACTGGTGACGGAGGGAATTACAGCTGCCGCTATTATGACTTCGCTATCTGGTCTGAGCCCAGTGACCCTGTGGAGCTCGTGGTGACAG AATTCTACCCCAAACCCACTCTTCTGGCACAGCCAGGTCCTGTGGTGCTTCCTGGGAAGAATGTGACCCTGCGCTGCCAAGGGGCTTTCCAAGGCATGAGGTTTGCCCTCTTGCAGGAGGGAACCCGTGTTCCCTTACAGTTCCAGAGCACTTCTGGGAACTCAGCTGACTTTCTGCTCCATGCTGTTGGAACAGAGGACTCTGGGAACTACAGTTGTGTCTACTACGAGACAACCATGTCAAATAGGGGATCATATCTCAGCAAGCCTATTATGATCTGGGTGACTG ACACATTTCCCAAGCCATTGTTGTTTGCTGAACCCAGTTCTGTGGTTCCTGTGGGGCAGAATGTTACTCTCTGGTGCCAGGGGCCAGTCCATGGAGTAGGGTACAttctacaaaaagaaagagaaaccccTTCAGTACAGCTCTGGGGATCCACCAGTAATGATGGGGCATTTCCCATCACCAATATATCTGGTGCTAACACAGGGCGTTACAGCTGCTGCTACCACCCTGACTGGACCAGCTCTATCAAGATACAGCCTAGCAACACTTTGGAACTCATAGTCACAG GTTTGCTCCCTAAACCCAGCCTCTTAGCCCAGCCCGGACCCATTGTGGCCCCTGGAGAAAATATGACTTTTCGATGCCAAGGGGAACTGCCAGATTCAACATTTGTCCTGCTGAAGGAGGGCATTCAAGATCCTTTGGAGCAACGGAGCCCAAATGGGTACAGGGCTGACTTCTGGATGCCAGCTGTGAGAGGTGACGATTCTGGGGTCTATAGCTGTGTTTATTATTTGGACTCTGCTCCCTTTGCGGCCTCTAATCGCAGTGACTTCCTGGAGATCTGGGTGACTG ATAAACCCCCTAAGCCTTTGCTGTCAGCCTGGCCCAGCACCATCTTCAAATTGGGGAAGGACATCACCCTTCAGTGTCGAGGACCCCTGCCCGGTGTTGAATTTGTCCTAGAACATGATGGAGAAGAAGCACCTCAGCAGTTCTCAGAGGATGGGGACTTCGTCATCAGcaacacagaaggaaaaggcaTTGGCAACTACAGCTGCAGCTACCGCCTCCAGGCCTACCCTGATATCTGGTCAGAGCCTAGCGATGCCCTGGAGCTGGTGGGGGCTGCAG GCCCTGCTGCTCAGGAGTGCACTGTGGGGAACATTGTCCGAAGTAGTCTGATTGTGGTGGTAGTTGTAGCTTTGGGGGTGGTGCTAGCCATAGAGTGGAAGAAGTGGCCTCGACTCCGAACCAG GGACTCAGAGACAGATGGAAGAGACCAGACCATAGCCCTGGAAGAGTGTAATCAAGAAGGAGAACCAGGCACCAGCACCAGCTCTCCCTCATCCGGCTCTCAGGGAACCTCAGTGGAACTGCCAGTCCCAATATAA